The stretch of DNA gatttttaaaaacaacaatgacTGTTCTGCCTTTGAATAACACACAGTTTTTGCCAAAGAGTGAATAAATGAtcttatttcagaaaaatagtATAATGCATTGAATATTATACAATCAAATCCATATACAGTTACTGCACCAAATTGTCAATGTAAGAAATCTATGTTACGGTTTCATGTAATGAGGCCAGCCAAGTGCATCTTAGTGTTCATTAAATGGATAACTGATAACCTGTGTAATAATGTCATTAGCCTGACCCAGACGTTACCTTTGAAAGCTTGACCTTATTTTCCTCATGCTGTGACGATAGGGCTGTGAGGACCGTAATCCAAAGAGAATATATTTGactctttttaatgttttattacttaaaattagtgctgggcaacgattaatcgcatccaaaatacaagtttttgtgtacataatatatgtgtgtgtactgtgtatatttattacacacacatgcatgtactgtatatatttaagaaaaatatgttgtgtttatatattaaatatatttatatgcaatatcaattatatgaatataaatatatgcttgtttatacatgtaaatattttccaaatatatactgtacgtgtgtgtctttatgtatgcataataaatatacacagtacacacgcaTATATTATATAgacaaaaactattattttggatgcgattaatcgcgattaatcgtttgacagcactacaaaatgttttcagcaAAACTAAATTGGTCAAAAACATTGACTAGTTAATTGTGGAACAAAGGCTAAACTTTCCTATCAATATACAGTACTTAAGCATTATGTCTTATGATTCACTTTCCTTACAAACGAACATCTTGTTTTTACCcaaaaattcatataaatatcatctcatgtcattacaaaactgtttttgtccatacaattaaagtcaatggggtccaaaacaataCTGGAACGATTGATTTTCATTGTGCggacaaaagaagaaaaaaaaacctactcCTTAAAGTCACGATGAAGCTGTGTATTTAGAGATTTGATATCCTCTCCAACATTTtcaattattgatttttatctgTGATTGCATTGCTGATGCACTTCAGATAATGCGATTAAAGGTTTATTCAGAGCAAAAGCCTCTTATGCGGTTGCTGTTGTCAAAAACCTAGTAGAGAAAACAGAGTCCCGTTTAACAAAGGACCTCTTCACCAAACTAATGGACAAAAGATGGCAGGGACTGTAAGAGTTTTTGCTCTGATCATAGTCGCTTGTCAGGTCCTGCTCGTCGATGCATCATTTCAGCCTGCACTTGTCTTGGACATGGCTAAAATTCTGCTCGAAAACTACTGCTTCCCAGAGAATCTAGTTGGCATGCAGGAGGCAATACAACAAGCCATAAACAGCGGAGAGATCCTACAGATCTCTGATCGGAAAACACTGGCAGCTGTACTGACTGCCGGCGTTCAAGGTGCACTCAATGACCCCAGACTGACCGTGTCTTACGAGCCTAATTATACTCCGATCACGCCACCTGCACTTCAGTCGCTGCCCACGGAACAGCTGATACGGCTAATCAGGAATACTGTTAAACTGGAGCTGATGGATAACAACGTCGGTTACCTGAGGATTGACCGTATTATAGGTCAGGAGACTGCGGCAAAATTGGGACGCCTCGTTCACGACAACATCTGGAAGAAGGTTGCCCATACATCAGCAATGATCTTTGATCTGCGTTTTAGCACAGCAGGAGAGATCTCGGTGTGCCGtacattatttcatatttttctgaccctgaaCCACTTTTGCACATAGACACAATCTATGAACGACCCACCAATACTACAAAGGAGTTATGGACAATGCCGAATCTCTTGGGTGAACGATATGGGAAAAGAAAAGAGCTGATTGTTTTAATCAGCAAGCGCACCACGGGCGCAGCAGAAGCTGTTGCCTACATCttaaaacatctaaaaagaGCCATCGTTGTTGGAGAAAAGTCGGCCGGTGGGTCGGTTAATGTTGAAAAGTTGAGGGTTGGGGATTCTGGGTTTTATATTACGGTCCCTGTTGCTAGATCTGTGAACCCCGTCACAGGAGAGAGTTGGGAGGTGACTGGGGTGTCTCCATCCGTTAACATCAACCCAAAGGAAGGAATCGCAAAAGCCAAATCCCTCATCGCTGTCAGGAAATCAATACTGAAAGCGGTTCAAAGAGTGTCAGATATTATTAAAcgattttatgcatttaaagataaaatcCCAGCTTTGCTAAATCATTTTGCTAAAACTGATTTTTTCACAGTGATTTCTGAAGAGGATTTGGCAGCAAAACTTAATTATGAGCTGCAGTCCGTGTTTGAAGACCCTCGTTTAAATATCAAGACTTTGCAAGGATCGTCCGACAAGGGGCAAGAACCGGATACAACCCCGACCACCCCTTCATCTTTTGATAATCCATTATTCAAGTTGGAAATTCTATCAGGAAACATTGGATTTCTGCGTTTTGACAGATTCCCGTCACCTACAGTTTTGATAGAACTAGAGGATCGAATCAAAAAGAAGGTCTGGCAACCAGTCAAAGACACAGAAGACCTGATAATCGATCTGCGCTATAACACCGGTGGATCCACCGAGGCCTTGCCCATTCTGCTTTCCTACATGTTCGACGCCTCATCAAATACCCACCTCTTTTCAATCTACGACAGCATCCAGAACGAGACCGTCGATTTTCACACCCTCCGTAACATCAGTGGGCCTTCCTATGGTTCCAGAAAGGGTATTTATGTTTTGACAAGCTATTACACAGCTGAAGCTGGAGAGGAGTTCGCTTACCTGATGCAGTCCTTGCACCGAGGCACTGTTGTAGGGGAAATCACTTCTGGAACGCTCCTTCACTCCAGGACTTTTCCAGTTGAAGAAACAAGCCTTGGCATTACCGTCCCCATCATAAATTTTATCGATATACATGGGGAATGCTGGCTTGGAGGCGGAGTAGTTCCTGATGCCATCGTGCTTGCTGAAGATGCAGTCGAGCGAGCTCATGAAATCATTGCATTTCACAAGGATATTCCAGCTTTGGTGCAAGAAGCTGGAGATCTCTTGGAAAAACATTACACTGTACCTGAGGTTGCAGCTAAAGTGAGTGGACTGTTACAGTCCAAGCTAACCGAAGGACTTTATCGCTCAGTTGTTGAATATGAATCTCTTGCATCTCAACTCACCGCAGACCTCCAAGAGACCTCGGGTGATCACAGACTGCACATTTTTAACTGTGAAATTGAACCAGAATCCCTTCACAATGTTCCCAAAATCCCTTCTCCTGAAGAGGTGGGGTTCATCATTGATGCCTTATTCAAAGTAGAGGTATTGCCTGGAAATATTGGCTATTTGAGATTCGACATGATGGAAGACATAAATGTTCTGCGAGCAATTGGTCCCAAGCTCGTCGAAGTTGTATGGAACAAGCTGGTGAACACAGACATGCTCATAATTGATCTGAGATATAACACAGGTGGCTATTCCACGGCTATTCCACTGCTTTGCACCTATTTCTTTGATGCACAACCCTTGAAACACCTTTACACTATTTTTGACCactccaaaggaaatgcaacaAAGGTTATGACCCTTCCTGAAGTGCTTGGACAAAGGTACGGCTCTCAGAAAGACATCTATATCCTGACGAGTCACATAACTGGATCAGCCGCTGAAGCGTTCACTAGAACAATGAAAGACCTGAAAAGGGCCACTGTTATTGGAGAGCCCACTATTGGAGGTGCCCTCTCAAGTGGAACGTACCAAATTGGGAATAGCATCCTGTATGCTTCCATTCCCAACCGAGCAGTTTTGAGTGCCGTTACTGGAAAAGCATGGAGTGTGTCTGGTGTTGAGCCACATATTGCAGCTCAAGCAAGTGACGCACTTAATGTTGCCCAGAAAATAATTAGCGCAAAGCACCAAAAGAAAAAATCAGGGAAATAGTACTATAAGCCTCATTATTCATCTCTTTTCACAGTAAAACTTCATGAACAAAAgaacaatttaaacaaaataatagaaataaaattaataacagaaattaatgttttatgtctGGCATGTTTATGTAATTGTTtagcaataattatttttgaaaatgaaaaatgtgctTTTGATGCTGTGCTCGTTTGCATACTCAAACTATTGTAACATGctaatagaataaaataagataGAAGACATCAGTAAATGTTCCTTTTACCTTTTTCTGCTGTAGCCActaaaattacactgtaaaaaaaaaaaagtttagccaacttaaaattttaaggcaaccagcttcagcagatttttgagtttgctcaacttatttttgtgggagattctcaattttttgttgtataaacttaaaatgataagttgagaaaactcaaaaatctgctgaagctggttgccttaaaattttaagttggctaaactttttttttttacagtgtagaacaAAGGGTTATTAGATACACATAATTATTTTTCCCTCACTACAgcatatttaagaaaaactattaaaaaagaaatacaaataaatagcaGTCATTTATCAAAGTGCAAAAAGATGCCTTGATATAAGTGCTAgacatttacagtacatttttgtaacatacactaccagtcaaaaggttttgaacagtaagatttttaacgATTTTTGAAGAATTCTCTTCTGATCACCAAGCTTGCATgtatacagcaaaagcagtaatactgtgaaatatttttactatttaaaattactactttctatttgaatatattttaaaatgtaatttattcctgtgatcaaagctgaatttttagcatcatgactccagtcacatgatccttcagaaatcattctagtatttctaatatgctgatttgctgttcaagaaacattttttatttttattattattatcaatatgtaaaccagttgagtacattttttcagaattctctgatgaatagaaagatccaaagatcagcatttatctgaaataaaaaaacttttgtaacattatataatatacaattcaaaagcttggagttggtataattcttttttttcgtTTCTGGTGGGGGTTGAGGggatatataatattatataaattaatacttttatttaccaaggatgcattaaattgatcaaaagtgatgataaagacatttataatgttacaaaagatctctatttcagataaatgctgttcttctgaactttctattcatcaaagaaacctgaaaaggTCTACTCAGcagttttcaacataataataataataacaatattagaatgatttctgaaggatcatgtgactggagtaatgatactaaaattcagctttgaaatcacaggaataaattacattttaaaatatattcaaatacaaaacagttattttttaatttagtattttttggatcaaataaatgcaggcttggtgagcagaagagacatctttaaaaaaacataataaatctTACCGCTCAAAagcttttgactggtagtgtatgtaacATACATATTTAGCTTGTTATTGTCTAACTGAGGAACTTTGGCTAATGAGATTAAGGTTTTATTGTGAGGAAAAGCTTCTTATGCGCGTGTTAACAGAAACCTGACGGACGAAGCAGACTCAGTCGACAAGCCTCCCCGCAGAAGGACAGTTCAGCTGCGCCATATATTTAGCAGCAAtccaaaacagaacaaaatgcCTCAAGCTCTACTTCTACTAGCATCGCTGCTGATCTTCAGCAATGTGGCTCACTGTGATTTCTCTCCTACAATTATTGCGGATATGGCAAAAATTCTGATGGACAACTACTGCTCACCAGAGAAACTCTCCGGCATGGAAGAGGCAATTGACGCTGCAAGCAGTAACACGGAGATCCTCAGCATTTCAGATCCTGCCTCCCTTGCCATTGTTCTGACTGATGGGGTTAAACAAACTCTTTTTGATTCCAGAGTGCAAGTCACATACGAGCCAGGTTTCGTACCTGTACAACCCCCAGCCATGCCTGACATCCCACCAGAGCAGCTGGCCGAAATGATCAAAGGCACAGTCAAAGTTGAGGTCCTGGATGATAACATTGGCTACTTGAAGATCCAACACATCATTGGAGAGGATATGGCTCAGAAAGTCGGGCCTGTTTTGCTGGAATACATCTGGGACAAAATCCTCCCAACATCCGCCATGATTCTTGACTTCCGCAGTGCAGTCTCTGGTGAGCTGTCTGGAATCCCATACATCGTGTCCTACTACACCGATCCTGAGCCTCTTATCCACATTGATTCTGTGTATGATCGCACCTCCGATGTCACCATAGAGCTGTGGTCCATGCCGACCCTATTGGGAAAGAGGTATGGCACCTCCAAACCCTTGATCATTCTGACAAGCAAGAATACTCTCGGGATTGCAGAAGATGTTGCATATTGCCTTAAAAACCTTAAAAGGGCCACCATCGTTGGGGAGAACACAGCTGGGGGAAgtataaaaatcaacaaaatcaAGGTGGGTGACACTGACTTCTATGTGACTGTGCCAGTTGTTAAGTCTATTAACCCCATCACTGGCAAGAGCTGGGAGGTCAGTGGAGTGGCACCAGATGTTGAAGTTGCTGCAGAAGATGCCTTTGACGCTGCAATTGCAATCATTAAACTCCGTGCTGAAATCCCAGGGTTGGTTCAAGCGGCAGCCACACTGGTTGCAGACAACTATGCATTTTCGAGCATCGGGGACGATGTTGCTGAAAAGCTGGGAGCTATTGCGTCTAGTGGGGAATACAACCTTGATCTCCACAAAGGAAGAACTGGAAGCAAAGCTCTCTGCTGACCTCCTAAAACTGTCAGGAGACAAGTGTCTGAAGGCCACCAGCAATATCCCTGCACTTCCTCCAAATGTAAGTCATAAAATCTTAGATATATAACGATACATTGGTTGCTGAggcaaaattataaatgaaactGTCCTTTAAATTCCAGATTCCCACACCTGAGATGTTCATTGAGCTCATCAAAGTTTCATTCCACACTGATATATTTGAAAACAACATTGGTTACCTTCGCTTTGACATGTTTGGAGATTTTGAACATGTTGCTAAGATCATTGCGGAGCACGTCTGGAATAAAGTGGTTGACACTGTCGCGCTGATCGTTGATTTGAGGTGATTATTCTATTGGATATGTGTTTGTCACTCTAATATGTGCAAATTCCATTTAGTCCATAATGTGATATGACCATCTATATTTTTAGGAACAATGTCGGTGGGTCCACCTCCTCCATTGCTGGCTTTTGCTCATACTTCTTCGACGATGACAAGCAGATTGTGCTGGACCACGTGTACGACAGACCCTCCAATACCACAAGAGATCTTCTGACCCTTACACAACTTACAGGTACATTactaaaattcatatttttgtcaCTATTATTCCTTACATGTTTAGCATTTTACTTTAGATTGTTTGatctatacactgtaaaaagtgataagttgacttaacctaaaaaaattgaggaaacccattgccttaaaatttttaagtaaatgatcatttaaaaaaaaaaaagttaattgaattgtcaagtttttttttagattattatgtacttaataattttaaggcaacgggtttcctaaatttttttaagttaagtcaacttatcactttttacagtgtacccaAAAAGTGCAGTGTCCTATATATTTGTGTCATATATTTGGTggcaaaaatgattaaaacctgaacaaactgagactaaatccagaagaactgtgtctccaagacgcttcaagaaacatacctgcaaagctacagcactgttttaagcgcttgtgtaaaaatgctgtaaaatgaggatgctgtcaaaaataatgtcataaatagattttcttgatcaattaacttctattaactctatgaaatcaacatttgttgtgagcatcctttgtgtttaaagcagcttttgtccTCGCTGCACTcgagcagagtttctcaggagcttcGCAGGTAGCTTTCTTGAAGCAGAGACAcggttcttctggatttagtctgtctcagtttgttctgtttcttcatgccgttccagacagactgatgatgatcagatcagatctctgtgtggagagtattaatggcaaaatgaatgtttggaaagatatttcctactgacacatacagcaaaagatagaaataactaacttaaatcaatttttttttgctgctgaaaatactgtgttctaatcattttggccaccactgtacaATACTGCAAATTAACTGTGCATTTCTACTCTTTATAGGCAAGAGATACGGCAGCAAGAAGAGTGTGATAGTCCTCACCAGTGGTGTGACCGCTGGTGCCGCTGAGGAGTTTG from Onychostoma macrolepis isolate SWU-2019 chromosome 12, ASM1243209v1, whole genome shotgun sequence encodes:
- the LOC131550765 gene encoding LOW QUALITY PROTEIN: retinol-binding protein 3-like (The sequence of the model RefSeq protein was modified relative to this genomic sequence to represent the inferred CDS: inserted 1 base in 1 codon); translated protein: MAGTVRVFALIIVACQVLLVDASFQPALVLDMAKILLENYCFPENLVGMQEAIQQAINSGEILQISDRKTLAAVLTAGVQGALNDPRLTVSYEPNYTPITPPALQSLPTEQLIRLIRNTVKLELMDNNVGYLRIDRIIGQETAAKLGRLVHDNIWKKVAHTSAMIFDLRFSTAGEXLGVPYIISYFSDPEPLLHIDTIYERPTNTTKELWTMPNLLGERYGKRKELIVLISKRTTGAAEAVAYILKHLKRAIVVGEKSAGGSVNVEKLRVGDSGFYITVPVARSVNPVTGESWEVTGVSPSVNINPKEGIAKAKSLIAVRKSILKAVQRVSDIIKRFYAFKDKIPALLNHFAKTDFFTVISEEDLAAKLNYELQSVFEDPRLNIKTLQGSSDKGQEPDTTPTTPSSFDNPLFKLEILSGNIGFLRFDRFPSPTVLIELEDRIKKKVWQPVKDTEDLIIDLRYNTGGSTEALPILLSYMFDASSNTHLFSIYDSIQNETVDFHTLRNISGPSYGSRKGIYVLTSYYTAEAGEEFAYLMQSLHRGTVVGEITSGTLLHSRTFPVEETSLGITVPIINFIDIHGECWLGGGVVPDAIVLAEDAVERAHEIIAFHKDIPALVQEAGDLLEKHYTVPEVAAKVSGLLQSKLTEGLYRSVVEYESLASQLTADLQETSGDHRLHIFNCEIEPESLHNVPKIPSPEEVGFIIDALFKVEVLPGNIGYLRFDMMEDINVLRAIGPKLVEVVWNKLVNTDMLIIDLRYNTGGYSTAIPLLCTYFFDAQPLKHLYTIFDHSKGNATKVMTLPEVLGQRYGSQKDIYILTSHITGSAAEAFTRTMKDLKRATVIGEPTIGGALSSGTYQIGNSILYASIPNRAVLSAVTGKAWSVSGVEPHIAAQASDALNVAQKIISAKHQKKKSGK